The sequence TGGTTCATTCATCCCAAAAACTCGTCAAACCAACGCCAAAAAGGTCGTAGCAGCGGCCGTGACTCGGGCCGTGTGAAATTAATCTGCTTCGGCCGATTTTGCAATAATTGGCAAAATTAGGACATTGTCGGCGCGCAGCAGCCTCGTCTGTGGCGGGCTATTTGCCTGAAAGCCGCCCTGGCTCACTGTCGAGTGTCGCTATGACTCGGATACCCCGCGTGTGGATCTGGGGCCTGCTGGTGTTCTGCTTTACTGTTGTTGGTAAGTACCTGTTGTCTTTTTAGACTGAGAAATGGAATTTTGGTAGGACTTTTACAAATCTTAATACTGAATATTGATATAGATTAGACAGGTGGCTTAGAATCAAATTTTACACCGGTTatctgtatattgtatatattgtgTAAGTACAAGTACAGCTATTCTGTATTACAAGGAACGGGACTTTGAAAAGTTCATTCCCTAAGGTGGCTAAACATATCAAACATATCATAAGGGGTTTATACAATTAGTTGAAGAATACttacaaaagaataaaatttcaTGTGGATAATCTTCTTATTCTCATAGCTTTTTAACATCAAGCATATTTACTCTATCAAAATACAATGTACATTCACCTATATTCCAACTTTTAGACCTACAAGAAGCAACAGAAGGAGAATGCTGTTCAGACGCCCAGGAGACTCCAAACGAGCAAGAGCTCCAGGATGTAGAGTTAGAAGCCGCTTGCCCCGAGCTCAGTGGACAGATCATCGGCGGAAGACCTAGCTCGGTGAACCGGCATCCGTACCAGGTGTCTATGGTGCTGAACGGGAACTCCTTCTGTGGTGGATTTATCATCAGCCGGGACTATGTGTTAACCGCTGCTCATTGCGTGCAGAAGTAAGTGAATGATTCTTGTTGACATTgttctagaatattttttttacaagtgtATTTCTATACTTAAGTCTTAGATGGAATATTCATAATTagggatgattttttttttatcatttaagcGTGATAGTGCCAGAAAATTGACGTAGAGTTGTTAgttgttacttctatgcttctTAGTGGAATTATCGGAGAGTCGTTTATCCCTCCAATTCCCATTTCTTTATGTTTCATTCGTTCTACATGTTTATTTCTCATGATATTCTGTTTAATGTTCGATGATCGTCATGTATCATCAATCTACTTCTCTGCTAGACAgttttttctcataaaaaatatgaaactattGTTTGACTTCGAATTAAAACAGGAAcaattgaaaaactttataaaagaTATCAAAAATTGTCTAGAAGAGGCAAGAAACAAGTGGGAAAGGAAAGTAATCCGATCCtgtgtataaatattgaatgagATAATAGCCCAGTTAACGAGCTCGTAAACCGActgaaagtttattttagtactcCAGTTAGTCAGCGATAATTACATCTGTTTTCTTAGAACATTGTTAATATGCTGTTAACGTTCAGTACTTGAATTTAAATTGGATTAATTGCAATATTACTGATGTAATCAAAATGAAGGCTACTGATATGTATGGGGACCAGATTACCGACCTAGGATAGTAAAGCTAACACATAATGTAGTATAACAAGCTCTTCTTGCTATTGTGAATCTCATGGTTACTCTTCTTAGAGTTTACCTTCAGCTTTGTGGAACGGACATACCGAGTTAAATCATTTGCTGTAAAAAATTGTAGGTTTAAAACCACATTAGTTACATTGTAAGTGTATATACAAGGGTTCTACAAGTATATTATGTCGAAACGCTCTCTAACATTATCGGTAAGAAATGATTTCCCCTCAActgttgacacaattatgccggcctgtttaaaaccagatatacataggctgatcccggaacgcgacatacttacgtgggtcatTATAGCAGGTTTTATATCTTGTCTATGGTTGCTTTCCAAGAGTATTAACATTCTACCATCATCTCGGACTGTATCTAATTATCTGCCTACCCTTAAGATAACTAGTATATGtgttacattttataacattatccCCTAGCGTCTCGCCTACTGGTGTCCGCCTTAGGGTTGGTAGCACCCGCCGTGACTCTGGTGGGAGGATAGTCCGCGTCTCCAACGTGACTGTCCATGCGCAGTACGGCCAGCCCCAGTTCGACAACGACATCGCCGCCCTCAGGCTTGTCCAGCCTCTGACCTTCAACACCAACATCAGGCCGATAAGGCTCCCTCAGAGAGGACAGGCCGTGCCTCTCGTGAGGCTCACTGTTACCGGCTGGGGTCTTACTGCAGTAAgtaacattttaattgcaaaaaatatgacCTTATTATTTGGAAATCATATTTGGATAGTGTTTTTAGTTAGGTGTTTTAATTTACAGTGCTGTCAGAATATTAGCATTCCAATAATtcatgtttgtaagaagtattACATTTGAGTAGAgtaaaactagatttttttaactCGATGACAAACACTTTACTTGTCTGATAAGCGACAGTTACAGTGTAGATTTTGCTCTAGACAGCAACAAAAACATCTCTGGTTGGCATCTTTTCATTACAAAGTATTCAGTGCATTCGTAACCATGAGGCACGAAACGATTTTGTCCAAATTTTTCAAACTGGACTGCAACAGGCACTGTGCTTAAGAATTATAGACAAAGCGGAACCTACACAGACTGTTGCGTCGAAGACTTATCACACAGTTTTAAACTCAATAAAGTTTGTCATCGTTTTCATACTTCTTgcatagtttaattaaaagagTTCAGCGAGCTGACAAAAGCACTTTGACTATAGTTCAAGTATTCAGTTTTAATTATGAACGTAAGTTGCGTGGAAAACTGGTTTCTTTTGTTATGTTTtcggtatttaataaattttaaatagtttagaattttatatattgtcgaTAGCTTCCACACACGCTTTTATCAATCTAGCACAGAACGATGATTCACgaagtttatattgttaatgatGTAGACAGTATACAAggccttaaaaaaatatttaggaacATAAGTCAATCGTTTTTTATCAGAGACATTATAATATGTCGAGCGCAATGCGTAGAAAGTTCTTCCTAGATAGTGTTGCTACCGTTTAACGATAATTATCATGCTTACCATTAAGGAAACAGTTTGATTGTCTTGTAGTTCAGTTGACCA is a genomic window of Manduca sexta isolate Smith_Timp_Sample1 chromosome 22, JHU_Msex_v1.0, whole genome shotgun sequence containing:
- the LOC115441996 gene encoding trypsin, whose amino-acid sequence is MTRIPRVWIWGLLVFCFTVVDLQEATEGECCSDAQETPNEQELQDVELEAACPELSGQIIGGRPSSVNRHPYQVSMVLNGNSFCGGFIISRDYVLTAAHCVQNVSPTGVRLRVGSTRRDSGGRIVRVSNVTVHAQYGQPQFDNDIAALRLVQPLTFNTNIRPIRLPQRGQAVPLVRLTVTGWGLTAPRGRRIPRTMMEAQVPVVPHWLCRLSYGDALTTNMFCGGHFLIGGVSSCQGDSGGPAVFRGTAFGIVSFARGCALPLSPTVFTNTAALRDWITDNTGV